In a single window of the Saccharothrix australiensis genome:
- a CDS encoding amidohydrolase: MTGDLLIRSVRPWPNSPGEPAVDVLCEDGLVAATGAGLDAPPGVPSVDGGGGVLLPSFVDAHAHLDSTRLGLPFRPHSAGTGLAELIENDRRNWRSAERGVAERATYALGRTIAAGATVVRSHAQVDVDSGLAKLEGVLAAREAHAGRAAVEVVAFPQCGILREKGTADLLEAALGAGADLVGGLDPAGYDRDPVRHLDVVFGLAEKHQRGVDVHLHDDGSLGAFQVELICERVAALDMRGKVTVSHAFALSGVDADRQRELVDLLAEHDVAVTTVAPGAREPLPLRQLRWAGVRLGLGQDGMRDYWSPYGNGDMLDRAWQLAYRNGFRQDALVEMCVDIATRGGAAVVGRPHGLTEGSPADLVVVPGDTVTAAVMDRAPRTLVVHAGRVVAAGGELV, translated from the coding sequence GTGACCGGTGACCTGCTGATCCGCTCGGTGCGCCCGTGGCCCAACAGCCCCGGTGAGCCGGCGGTGGACGTGCTGTGCGAGGACGGGCTGGTGGCGGCGACGGGCGCGGGCCTGGACGCGCCGCCGGGAGTGCCCTCGGTGGACGGTGGCGGCGGTGTGCTGCTGCCCTCGTTCGTCGACGCCCACGCGCACCTGGACTCCACCCGGCTGGGGCTGCCGTTCCGCCCGCACAGCGCGGGTACCGGGCTCGCCGAGCTGATCGAGAACGACCGGCGGAACTGGCGGTCGGCGGAGCGGGGCGTCGCCGAGCGGGCCACCTACGCGCTGGGCCGGACGATCGCGGCAGGCGCGACGGTGGTGCGCAGCCACGCGCAGGTCGACGTGGACTCCGGGCTGGCGAAGCTGGAGGGCGTGCTCGCCGCGCGGGAAGCGCACGCCGGGCGGGCCGCGGTCGAGGTCGTGGCGTTCCCCCAGTGCGGCATCCTGCGCGAGAAGGGCACCGCCGACCTGCTGGAGGCGGCGCTGGGTGCCGGTGCGGACCTGGTCGGCGGGCTGGACCCGGCGGGCTACGACCGCGACCCGGTGCGGCACCTGGACGTCGTGTTCGGGCTGGCGGAGAAGCACCAGCGCGGCGTGGACGTGCACCTGCACGACGACGGGTCGCTGGGCGCGTTCCAGGTCGAGCTGATCTGCGAGCGGGTCGCGGCGCTGGACATGCGCGGCAAGGTGACGGTGAGCCACGCCTTCGCGCTGTCCGGTGTGGACGCCGATCGGCAGCGCGAGCTGGTCGACCTGCTCGCCGAGCACGACGTGGCGGTGACGACGGTCGCGCCGGGCGCGCGCGAACCGCTGCCGCTGCGGCAGCTCCGCTGGGCGGGCGTCCGCCTGGGGCTGGGGCAGGACGGGATGCGCGACTACTGGTCGCCGTACGGCAACGGGGACATGCTCGACCGGGCGTGGCAACTGGCCTACCGCAACGGCTTCCGGCAGGACGCGCTGGTCGAGATGTGCGTCGACATCGCCACGCGCGGCGGCGCGGCGGTGGTCGGCCGGCCGCACGGGCTGACCGAGGGCTCACCCGCCGACCTCGTGGTGGTGCCGGGCGACACCGTGACGGCGGCCGTGATGGACCGCGCGCCGCGCACGCTGGTCGTGCACGCGGGCCGGGTGGTGGCGGCGGGCGGCGAGCTGGTCTGA
- a CDS encoding NADP-dependent oxidoreductase — translation MTVPNTAQEIHLASRPEGFPTPGNFALVEAPVPTPGPGQLLVRNLFMSVDPYMRGRMNAGKSYTTPFEVGAALEGGAVGEVVASDVDGFAVGDKVLHNLGWREYAAVDASTAVKVDPERAPLTAYLGVLGMPGQTAYVGVLDVAAFKEGDVVFVSGAAGAVGQIAGQVAKLRGAARVVGSAGTDEKVRYLVEELGFDAAFNYRNGPVAEQLAAAAPDGIDVYFDNVGGEHLEAALESFNDYGRAALCGAISTYNATESTLPPGPRNLIQAVAKRVTLRGFLVHDHDDRREDFLREVGGWLADGSLRHRETITEGGIAKAPEAFLGMLRGENTGKALVAL, via the coding sequence ATGACCGTGCCGAACACCGCACAGGAAATCCACCTCGCCTCCCGCCCCGAGGGCTTCCCGACACCGGGGAACTTCGCGCTCGTGGAGGCCCCGGTGCCGACGCCGGGCCCCGGCCAACTGCTGGTGCGCAACCTGTTCATGAGCGTCGACCCGTACATGCGCGGCCGGATGAACGCCGGCAAGTCGTACACCACCCCGTTCGAGGTCGGCGCGGCGCTGGAGGGCGGCGCGGTCGGCGAGGTCGTCGCCTCCGACGTCGATGGTTTCGCGGTCGGCGACAAGGTGCTGCACAACCTCGGCTGGCGCGAGTACGCCGCCGTGGACGCCTCCACCGCGGTGAAGGTCGACCCGGAGCGCGCGCCGCTGACCGCGTACCTGGGCGTGCTGGGGATGCCCGGCCAGACCGCGTACGTCGGGGTGCTGGACGTGGCGGCGTTCAAGGAGGGCGACGTGGTGTTCGTGTCGGGCGCGGCGGGCGCGGTCGGGCAGATCGCGGGCCAGGTGGCGAAGCTGCGCGGCGCGGCACGGGTGGTCGGCAGCGCGGGCACCGACGAGAAGGTGCGGTACCTGGTCGAGGAACTCGGGTTCGACGCGGCGTTCAACTACCGCAACGGCCCGGTGGCCGAGCAGCTCGCGGCGGCGGCTCCGGACGGCATCGACGTGTACTTCGACAACGTCGGCGGCGAGCACCTGGAAGCGGCGCTGGAGTCGTTCAACGACTACGGCCGGGCGGCGCTGTGCGGCGCGATCTCGACCTACAACGCGACCGAGTCGACGTTGCCGCCCGGCCCGCGCAACCTCATCCAGGCCGTCGCCAAGCGGGTGACGCTGCGGGGTTTCCTGGTGCACGACCACGACGACCGGCGCGAGGACTTCCTGCGGGAGGTCGGCGGCTGGCTCGCGGACGGCAGCCTCCGCCACCGCGAGACCATCACGGAGGGCGGCATCGCCAAGGCGCCGGAGGCGTTCCTCGGCATGTTGCGCGGGGAGAACACGGGCAAGGCGCTGGTCGCGCTGTAG
- a CDS encoding GNAT family N-acetyltransferase, with product MRVLRTPAEVAAANPDPLVRWAAQCLAPGRGGVAWSHGDAVGVHAPALNRHDRLVLAGPVEDVRAILRARARPGLRPLVTAGTAAALPEFPAAATFGWMERTGELPAPALPWLDESAWDDVESLLRKANPNSYVRPYEPGPRRWTGVRADDGTLVAVGADAWSAPGIGFIAGVATHPDHRGRGLSTRVCAFLTGALLAEHGACALMVDAGNRAAITVYERLGFAYRDVTALRDAGHTERPEQDREDSPLTGS from the coding sequence ATGCGTGTTCTGCGAACCCCGGCCGAGGTGGCGGCGGCGAACCCGGACCCCCTCGTGCGCTGGGCGGCCCAGTGCCTCGCGCCCGGCCGGGGCGGTGTGGCGTGGTCGCACGGCGACGCGGTGGGCGTGCACGCGCCTGCGTTGAACCGGCACGACCGGCTGGTGCTCGCCGGTCCCGTCGAGGACGTCCGGGCGATCCTGCGCGCCCGCGCCCGTCCCGGCCTCCGACCGCTGGTCACCGCCGGGACGGCCGCCGCGCTGCCGGAGTTCCCCGCGGCGGCGACGTTCGGGTGGATGGAGCGCACCGGCGAGCTGCCCGCGCCCGCGCTGCCGTGGCTGGACGAGTCCGCGTGGGACGACGTGGAGTCGTTGCTGCGCAAAGCGAACCCCAACTCCTACGTCCGCCCGTACGAGCCGGGACCGCGCCGCTGGACGGGCGTCCGCGCGGACGACGGCACGCTGGTCGCGGTCGGCGCGGACGCCTGGTCCGCGCCCGGCATCGGCTTCATCGCCGGTGTCGCGACCCACCCCGACCACCGGGGACGTGGCCTTTCCACCCGCGTGTGCGCGTTCCTCACCGGCGCGCTGCTCGCCGAGCACGGGGCCTGCGCCCTGATGGTGGACGCGGGGAACCGGGCCGCGATCACGGTGTACGAACGGCTCGGGTTCGCCTACCGCGACGTCACCGCCCTGCGAGACGCAGGTCACACCGAGCGGCCGGAACAAGATCGCGAAGATTCCCCGTTGACGGGGTCATGA
- a CDS encoding FtsK/SpoIIIE domain-containing protein, with translation MSRREERRRRIEDAVEEFHRAVAAALGNASRELGRLVEDRARDMFEVVLRGDGVDRALADPSLAKALRKKEFERVLAATLIDRVTAFREWSERGPRRLAELVDAVAPGPASWPPERWLGRPGAADGSDGVPELWRIGTGVVPSAPEPQAFPVAVPLLDHSHLHVSCRPESRVTADAVVENLLLRLVSYFQPGLVHVHVWDVNQLTGSLPGLYPLTRAGLLTVHDPARLHELLDELSDHIRRVHTGVLVEGHQSVRAVGGRRTEPWRVAVLFGNRQALKEEHQQQLQRVARNGLACGVQLIIVDIPITVNSPIETVTIAADQSATTTVTGRHVRVALDPPFPPNQVPRACAAIADRREERRLRLSTFADLLPESLWREDSSAGVVAPVGYHEGEPVHVALGDTSPHALIGGPSGSGKTNFLYAMLGSLAARYHPDELELYLLDFKEGVSFAQFAPGRKDPTWLPHARLVGVNVNTDREFGVALLKFLSDEMRRRADAAKRHEVTKLEQLREEDPDGHWPRIVAVVDEFQYLFGERDQVTAQATQLLEDVARRGRSQGIHLVLSSQDVSGIEGFWGKSAIFEQFTVRIALPKARRVLAEPQNDAAVELPRWHAVVNHESGVRPGNEIARIPDATGRGTFDRLQAELHARRPPGLAEPVLFDGSKVPSLQALPDFRALRPAEGNPTVLLGQVIDMAGSAAKVRFARTPGRNIAVLGSLAEDAASVLGGAALSLAQQHEPGQARFSLACLAQDAWPHADRLAKRLRDAGHTAELLGLDSIRDLVDATAAGITASLTGETGVSLPPHYLVVYAVDAAHTLLEQKTPPSRASGVDSLRTVLKHGPENRTHVLGWWRGVQRLKNSLPPGVYDDIGAWLAFDVQGKELLSFGPEHVMAWSPRPHRALFFDRFEHSRPQVVIPFDTGEET, from the coding sequence GTGAGCAGGCGCGAGGAGCGCCGTCGGCGGATCGAGGACGCGGTCGAGGAGTTCCACCGCGCGGTGGCCGCCGCCCTCGGCAACGCCTCGCGCGAACTCGGCCGGCTCGTGGAGGACCGCGCGCGGGACATGTTCGAGGTGGTGCTGCGCGGGGACGGCGTCGACCGCGCGCTCGCCGACCCGTCCCTCGCGAAGGCGTTGCGGAAGAAGGAGTTCGAGCGGGTGCTGGCCGCCACGCTGATCGACCGCGTGACGGCCTTCCGCGAGTGGTCCGAGCGCGGCCCCCGCCGGTTGGCCGAGCTGGTCGACGCCGTCGCGCCCGGTCCGGCGTCGTGGCCGCCCGAGAGGTGGCTCGGCAGGCCGGGCGCGGCCGACGGCAGCGACGGCGTGCCGGAGCTGTGGCGCATCGGCACGGGCGTGGTGCCCAGCGCCCCCGAGCCGCAGGCGTTCCCGGTGGCCGTGCCGCTGCTGGACCACTCGCACCTGCACGTGTCGTGCCGGCCGGAGAGCCGGGTCACCGCCGACGCCGTGGTGGAGAACCTGCTCCTGCGGTTGGTCAGCTACTTCCAGCCGGGGCTGGTGCACGTCCACGTGTGGGACGTCAACCAGCTCACCGGTTCGCTGCCCGGCCTGTACCCGCTGACCCGCGCGGGGCTGCTCACCGTGCACGACCCGGCACGGCTGCACGAGCTGCTCGACGAGCTGTCCGACCACATCCGGCGCGTGCACACCGGGGTGCTGGTCGAGGGCCACCAGTCGGTGCGGGCGGTCGGCGGGCGGCGCACCGAGCCCTGGCGCGTGGCCGTGCTGTTCGGCAACCGGCAGGCGCTCAAGGAAGAGCACCAGCAGCAGTTGCAGCGGGTGGCGCGCAACGGGCTGGCGTGCGGGGTGCAGCTGATCATCGTGGACATCCCGATCACGGTGAACTCGCCGATCGAGACCGTGACGATCGCCGCCGACCAGTCCGCGACCACCACCGTGACCGGCCGGCACGTGCGGGTCGCGCTCGACCCGCCGTTCCCGCCGAACCAGGTGCCGCGCGCGTGCGCCGCGATCGCGGACAGGCGCGAGGAGCGCAGGCTGCGGCTGAGCACGTTCGCCGACCTGCTGCCGGAAAGCCTGTGGCGCGAGGACTCGTCGGCCGGTGTCGTCGCGCCCGTCGGCTACCACGAGGGCGAGCCGGTGCACGTGGCGCTGGGCGACACGTCGCCGCACGCTCTGATCGGCGGTCCGAGCGGTTCGGGCAAGACGAACTTCCTGTACGCGATGCTCGGCAGCCTGGCCGCCCGCTACCACCCGGACGAGCTGGAGCTGTACCTGCTGGACTTCAAGGAGGGCGTGTCGTTCGCGCAGTTCGCGCCGGGCCGCAAGGACCCGACGTGGCTGCCGCACGCCCGCCTGGTCGGCGTGAACGTCAACACCGACCGCGAGTTCGGCGTGGCGCTGCTGAAGTTCCTGTCCGACGAGATGCGCAGGCGGGCGGACGCGGCGAAGCGGCACGAGGTCACCAAGCTGGAGCAGCTGCGGGAGGAGGACCCGGACGGCCACTGGCCCCGGATCGTCGCGGTGGTCGACGAGTTCCAGTACCTGTTCGGCGAGCGCGACCAGGTCACCGCGCAGGCCACGCAGCTGCTGGAGGACGTGGCCAGGCGCGGTCGGTCGCAGGGCATCCACCTGGTGCTGTCGAGCCAGGACGTGTCCGGCATCGAGGGGTTCTGGGGCAAGTCGGCGATCTTCGAGCAGTTCACCGTCCGGATCGCGCTGCCCAAGGCGCGGCGGGTGCTGGCCGAGCCGCAGAACGACGCCGCCGTGGAGCTGCCCCGGTGGCACGCCGTGGTGAACCACGAGTCGGGCGTGCGGCCGGGCAACGAGATCGCGCGCATCCCGGACGCGACCGGCCGGGGCACGTTCGACCGGCTCCAGGCCGAGCTGCACGCCCGCCGCCCGCCCGGCCTGGCCGAACCGGTCCTGTTCGACGGCAGCAAGGTCCCGAGCCTCCAGGCGCTGCCGGACTTCCGGGCGCTGCGGCCGGCGGAGGGCAACCCGACCGTGCTGCTGGGCCAGGTCATCGACATGGCGGGCAGCGCGGCCAAGGTGCGGTTCGCGCGCACGCCGGGCCGCAACATCGCGGTGCTCGGCTCGCTGGCGGAGGACGCGGCGAGCGTGCTCGGCGGCGCGGCGCTGTCGCTGGCCCAGCAGCACGAGCCGGGTCAGGCCCGGTTCAGCCTGGCGTGCCTGGCCCAGGACGCGTGGCCGCACGCGGACCGGCTGGCCAAGCGGCTCCGGGACGCCGGCCACACCGCCGAGCTGCTCGGGCTGGACAGCATCCGCGACCTGGTGGACGCCACGGCGGCCGGGATCACCGCGTCGCTCACGGGGGAGACCGGCGTGTCGCTGCCGCCCCACTACCTGGTGGTGTACGCCGTCGACGCCGCGCACACCCTGCTGGAGCAGAAGACCCCGCCCTCGCGGGCGTCCGGTGTGGACAGCCTGCGCACGGTGCTCAAGCACGGCCCGGAGAACCGCACGCACGTCCTGGGCTGGTGGCGCGGCGTGCAGCGGCTGAAGAACAGCCTGCCGCCGGGGGTCTACGACGACATCGGCGCGTGGCTGGCGTTCGACGTCCAGGGCAAGGAACTCCTGTCGTTCGGTCCGGAGCACGTCATGGCGTGGTCGCCGCGACCGCACCGCGCGCTGTTCTTCGACCGCTTCGAGCACTCGCGGCCGCAGGTGGTCATCCCGTTCGACACCGGGGAGGAAACGTGA
- a CDS encoding SDR family NAD(P)-dependent oxidoreductase produces the protein MTYHLEGKVALVTGASSGIGEATAVALGRAGATVVVAARRVERLAALERRLAADGVKAAALALDVTDEAACRAAVEHVVGSFGGLDVLVNNAGVMLLGNVEGADTTDWTRMVSTNLLGVMFLTHAALPHLLARRGAVVQVSSTAARVVRAGSGVYNATKAGLNAFSESLRQEVTERGVRVVVVEPGVVDTELPEHITDPEARASRERRIAHLRQLKPSDVAEAVLYAVGQPEHVAVNEITVRPTDQTW, from the coding sequence ATGACGTACCACCTGGAAGGCAAGGTCGCGCTGGTCACCGGCGCGTCGTCGGGCATCGGGGAGGCCACGGCGGTCGCGCTGGGTCGGGCGGGCGCGACCGTGGTCGTGGCCGCGCGGCGGGTCGAGCGGCTGGCGGCGCTGGAGCGGCGGTTGGCGGCCGACGGGGTCAAGGCGGCGGCGCTGGCGCTCGACGTGACCGACGAGGCGGCGTGCCGGGCCGCCGTGGAGCACGTGGTCGGGTCGTTCGGCGGGCTCGACGTCCTGGTCAACAACGCCGGCGTGATGCTGCTCGGGAACGTCGAGGGCGCGGACACCACCGACTGGACGCGGATGGTGTCGACCAACCTGCTCGGCGTCATGTTCCTGACCCACGCCGCGCTGCCGCACCTGCTGGCGCGGCGCGGGGCGGTGGTGCAGGTGTCGTCGACCGCGGCACGGGTGGTGCGGGCGGGCAGCGGGGTCTACAACGCGACGAAGGCCGGGCTCAACGCGTTCAGCGAGTCGCTGCGGCAGGAGGTCACCGAGCGCGGGGTGCGGGTGGTCGTGGTCGAGCCGGGCGTCGTGGACACCGAGCTGCCGGAGCACATCACCGACCCGGAGGCCCGCGCGAGCAGGGAGCGGCGGATCGCGCACCTGCGGCAGCTCAAGCCCTCGGACGTCGCCGAGGCCGTGCTGTACGCGGTGGGGCAGCCGGAGCACGTGGCGGTCAACGAGATCACGGTGCGGCCGACCGACCAGACCTGGTGA
- a CDS encoding helix-turn-helix domain-containing protein yields the protein MPRKAAGAHERALGAELRGIREAAVPRLSVTAAAARLGWSKSVLSNLENGKRKTSPEEVAALLALYGVVGRRRDELVERAGRARGPGLWERDLPGLPPETNTLAGYEHEAVRMLCWEPLLVPGLLRTMHYARAFMAADGVDPRDVEPRLMARLRRQQVLRGGVEYVALLGEAALRTGVGGRRVMADQWRHVLETAELPNVRVGVVPSAAVHPGMVGPFLLLEFRVATPVAHVRLQRSAVFLERADATPYVTAAARVEAVALGPAESLRLIAARAEELSHDG from the coding sequence ATGCCGAGGAAGGCCGCCGGCGCGCACGAGCGCGCGCTCGGCGCGGAGCTGCGCGGCATCCGGGAGGCGGCCGTGCCGAGGCTGAGCGTGACGGCCGCCGCCGCGCGGCTCGGGTGGAGCAAGTCCGTGTTGTCGAACCTGGAGAACGGCAAGCGCAAGACCTCGCCCGAGGAGGTCGCTGCCCTGCTCGCGCTCTACGGGGTCGTCGGCCGCCGCCGGGACGAGCTGGTCGAGCGCGCCGGGCGCGCCCGCGGCCCCGGCCTGTGGGAGCGCGACCTGCCCGGCCTGCCGCCGGAGACGAACACGCTGGCGGGCTACGAGCACGAGGCCGTCCGGATGCTGTGCTGGGAGCCGCTGCTGGTGCCCGGCCTGCTCCGGACCATGCACTACGCCCGCGCGTTCATGGCCGCCGACGGCGTCGACCCGCGCGACGTCGAACCCCGCCTGATGGCGCGGTTGCGGCGGCAGCAGGTGCTGCGCGGCGGCGTCGAGTACGTGGCGCTGCTCGGCGAGGCCGCGCTCCGCACGGGCGTCGGCGGCCGGCGGGTCATGGCGGACCAGTGGCGGCACGTGCTGGAGACCGCCGAGCTGCCCAACGTCCGGGTCGGTGTCGTGCCGTCGGCGGCCGTGCACCCCGGCATGGTCGGCCCGTTCCTGCTCCTCGAGTTCCGGGTGGCCACGCCGGTCGCGCACGTGCGGCTCCAGCGCTCCGCGGTGTTCCTCGAACGCGCCGACGCGACGCCGTACGTGACGGCCGCCGCGCGGGTCGAGGCCGTCGCGCTCGGTCCGGCGGAGTCCCTGCGGCTCATCGCCGCCCGCGCCGAGGAGCTGTCCCACGACGGGTGA
- a CDS encoding alpha/beta fold hydrolase, producing MIESNVPGHAGELVVRTWPNLDATWLAVLVHGYGEHGGRYGHVAERLVAAGALVVAPDHVGHGASAGERALITSLDGVVEDVGAAIRSAAADLPVVLIGHSLGGLVATRYAQAHPVAALVLSAPVLGTWQGLDALSLDEIPDTPIDPDVLSRDPEVGRRYAADPLVWHGPFKRATLEAVERALDDANYGPTLEDLPTLWLHGDADELVPLADTRTGTDRIRGLLFEERVYPGARHEVFNETNRDEVLSDVVSFVRRVLRLDRADTGRGHAG from the coding sequence GTGATCGAGTCGAACGTCCCCGGCCACGCCGGGGAACTGGTGGTGCGGACCTGGCCGAACCTGGACGCCACCTGGCTGGCGGTGCTCGTGCACGGGTACGGGGAGCACGGCGGGCGGTACGGGCACGTCGCCGAGCGCCTGGTGGCGGCCGGCGCGCTGGTGGTGGCCCCCGACCACGTGGGGCACGGCGCCTCGGCCGGCGAGCGGGCCCTGATCACGTCGTTGGACGGCGTGGTCGAGGACGTCGGCGCGGCGATCCGCTCCGCGGCGGCGGACCTGCCGGTCGTCCTGATCGGGCACTCGCTCGGCGGCCTGGTCGCCACCCGCTACGCGCAGGCGCACCCGGTCGCGGCCCTGGTCCTCTCCGCGCCCGTGCTGGGCACGTGGCAGGGCCTCGACGCGCTGTCGCTGGACGAGATCCCGGACACGCCCATCGACCCCGACGTGCTGTCCCGCGACCCGGAGGTCGGCCGGCGCTACGCGGCCGACCCGCTGGTCTGGCACGGGCCGTTCAAGCGGGCGACGCTGGAGGCGGTGGAGCGGGCCCTGGACGACGCCAACTACGGGCCGACGCTGGAGGACCTGCCGACGCTGTGGCTGCACGGCGACGCCGACGAGCTGGTGCCCCTGGCGGACACGAGGACCGGCACCGACCGCATCCGGGGCCTGCTGTTCGAGGAGCGCGTCTACCCCGGCGCGCGGCACGAGGTCTTCAACGAGACCAACCGCGACGAGGTGCTGTCCGACGTGGTCTCGTTCGTCCGGCGGGTGCTGCGCCTCGACCGGGCCGACACCGGCCGGGGGCACGCGGGCTGA
- a CDS encoding DUF4232 domain-containing protein: protein MRRLVLCGALLALTACGGPQQAGDQPTLPTGAPPSAAGTTAGTPTAGSSSAPAVPPSPTATGVSSTRCTAASLTGRVEPTDAGAGNRHGKFVVTNGGADACTINGYSGFQLLDASGQPVPTDLERTEEPGPTPVTLAPGASAAANLRWTVVPTGDEPVDQPCRPEAAKAAAIPPDETEPMTVEWGLGPVCGGGKIGISAFYAA, encoded by the coding sequence ATGAGGCGACTCGTGCTGTGCGGCGCCCTGCTGGCGCTCACCGCGTGCGGGGGTCCCCAGCAGGCCGGCGACCAGCCGACGCTCCCGACCGGCGCGCCGCCCTCCGCCGCCGGGACGACCGCGGGCACGCCGACCGCCGGCTCGTCCTCCGCGCCGGCGGTGCCACCCTCGCCGACCGCCACCGGCGTGTCGTCGACGCGGTGCACGGCCGCCTCGCTGACCGGCCGGGTCGAGCCGACCGACGCCGGCGCGGGCAACCGCCACGGGAAGTTCGTCGTCACCAACGGCGGCGCGGACGCCTGCACGATCAACGGCTACAGCGGCTTCCAGCTGCTGGACGCCTCCGGGCAGCCCGTGCCCACCGACCTGGAGCGCACCGAGGAGCCCGGACCGACGCCGGTCACCCTGGCGCCCGGCGCGTCGGCGGCGGCCAACCTGCGCTGGACCGTCGTGCCGACCGGTGACGAGCCGGTGGACCAGCCCTGTCGGCCCGAGGCCGCGAAGGCCGCCGCCATCCCGCCGGACGAGACCGAGCCGATGACCGTCGAGTGGGGCCTCGGCCCGGTGTGCGGTGGCGGGAAGATCGGGATCAGCGCGTTCTACGCTGCATAG
- a CDS encoding gamma-glutamylcyclotransferase — protein MTLPFTDDTHPAEPYPGARPGHCFVHLDGAGWPVTPHPAADSGWRVAPDGRDLDDWLADHGEPPLAGRLPVLAYGSNANPAKVTWLREELGLSGPAVVLRARCEGLTAVWAAGLRATDGQRPATLAAAPGVEEEHAVWFATAEQLRVLDRCEGRGLRYRLVRVHTGRVTLFDGGVVDSVLAYTGAGKRRMPLLSAGRVVRCADVDQRGARGLGGRAAESDGLDVTPVHGDPSPDDWPDRLFAYGTLQPGMRAWGLVAPFVTGEPTTATLPGALHDTGRGYPALRPGDGPGVPGHVLRLASPEDALPVLDEYEGDEYRRVRVTLPDGRVCWTYLWTAAAHDLPVLPGGWVEDRL, from the coding sequence ATGACGCTGCCGTTCACGGACGATACCCACCCGGCCGAGCCCTATCCGGGCGCTCGGCCGGGACACTGCTTCGTGCACCTCGACGGCGCGGGCTGGCCGGTCACCCCGCACCCCGCGGCCGACTCCGGGTGGCGGGTCGCGCCCGACGGCCGAGACCTCGACGACTGGCTCGCCGACCACGGCGAGCCGCCCCTGGCCGGCCGGCTGCCGGTGCTCGCCTACGGGTCCAACGCCAACCCCGCCAAGGTCACCTGGCTGCGCGAGGAGCTGGGCCTGTCCGGGCCCGCCGTCGTGCTGCGGGCCCGCTGCGAGGGGCTGACCGCCGTGTGGGCGGCGGGGCTGCGCGCCACCGACGGGCAGCGCCCGGCGACGCTGGCCGCCGCGCCCGGTGTCGAGGAGGAGCACGCGGTGTGGTTCGCCACCGCCGAGCAGCTCCGCGTCCTGGACCGCTGCGAGGGCCGCGGCCTGCGGTACCGGCTGGTCCGCGTGCACACCGGCCGCGTCACCCTGTTCGACGGCGGCGTGGTCGACTCCGTCCTCGCCTACACCGGCGCGGGCAAGCGGCGGATGCCGCTGCTGTCCGCCGGGCGGGTGGTGCGCTGCGCCGACGTCGACCAGCGCGGCGCGCGCGGCCTGGGCGGGCGGGCCGCCGAGAGCGACGGCCTGGACGTGACGCCCGTGCACGGCGACCCGTCGCCGGACGACTGGCCGGACCGCCTGTTCGCCTACGGCACCCTCCAGCCGGGGATGCGGGCGTGGGGCCTCGTGGCGCCGTTCGTGACCGGCGAGCCCACCACCGCGACCCTGCCCGGCGCGCTGCACGACACCGGCCGCGGCTACCCGGCGCTGCGGCCCGGCGACGGACCGGGCGTGCCGGGCCACGTCCTGCGGCTGGCGTCGCCCGAGGACGCCCTGCCCGTGCTGGACGAGTACGAGGGCGACGAGTACCGCCGCGTCCGCGTGACCCTGCCGGACGGGCGGGTGTGCTGGACGTACCTGTGGACGGCCGCCGCGCACGACCTGCCCGTGCTGCCCGGCGGTTGGGTCGAGGATCGACTGTGA